The Bacteroidales bacterium genome contains the following window.
GCACTTGAATTAAACATTATGATTTTGTCGAGCAATGCAAAATATTCTAGCCAAGACAACGAACAAATGATGCTCGATATTATTCAAAAAGTACGACAAAATACTAAACTCCCAATAGCGGTTAAATTAAGCAGCCATTCTTCAGGCTTAGCTCATTTTATTCAAAAACTCGATTGGTCAAAACTAATTCAGGCAATTGTACTTTTTAATCGTCAGTATTCACCCGATATTGACATTGAAACTTTAAAAATTACTTCGGCAAATGTTTTAAGTAACCCTACCGATTATGTTGAAAGCTTACGTTGGGTTGCAATTATGAGTGATAAAATAAAGATGGATATTGCTGCAACTACGGGCATTTGGGAATCGAAAACCATTATTAAACAACTATTAGCGGGTGCCGATGCAGTTCAAATAGCAAGTGTTTTGTATAAAAACGGTCCGGTATATATTCAAACGCTTATAAATGAATTAGATTCATGGATGAAACAAAAAGGTTTTAATTCCATTAACGATTTTAAAGGCAAAATGAGCATGCAAAATACACAAAGCCCTGTTGCTTTTGAACGTATTCAATTTATGCGTTATTTTTCTAACATAGAATAAATGATGAATTATCTTAAAAGAGTAATATTGTTCTATGTGGATGGATTTCGGCATTTAAGTACCTTAGGAAAAACTTTATGGATTATTATTTTTATTAAGCTATTTATCATGTTCTTTATACTCAAACTATTTTTCTTCCCCAATGAGTTGAAAAATAATTTTAAAAATGATCAACAACGTAGCGATTATATTTTGGAACAACTAACTAAAACAAAGTAATATGACCTTATTAGATGCATCATTAATCGATTGGTCGCGAGGGCAATTTGCCTTGACCGCTATTTATCATTGGTTCTTTGTGCCATTAACACTAGGATTGTCTTTTATTATGGCAATAACCGAGTCTATTTATGTAAAAACCGGCAACGAAGAATGGAAAAAAATTACAAAATTTTGGATGACCTTGTTTGGTATTAACTTCGCCATTGGAGTGGCTACCGGAATTATTTTAGAATTTGAATTTGGTACCAACTGGTCGAAGTATTCGTGGATTGTAGGCGATATTTTTGGTGCTCCCCTTGCAGTAGAAGGAATTTTTGCCTTTTTCCTCGAATCTACATTTATTGCAGTAATGTTTTTTGGATGGGAAAAATTGAGCAAAAAGTTTCATTTATTCTCAACATGGATGGTAGCATTTGGATCTAATTTATCGGCCTTGTGGATTTTGGTCGCTAATGCATGGATGAACTATCCTGCTGGTATGACTTTTAATCCTGATTCGGCTCGCAACGAAATGCAAAGCTTTGGCGAAGTTGCACTATCGCCTTTTGCAGTCAATAAATTTTTACATACCATCACTTCAAGCTATGTGGTTGCAGCTATTTTTGTAATTGGAGTAAGTTCTTGGTACTTACTTAAAAACAGACATGTACTAATGGCTAAAAAAAGCATTTTAGTCGCTTCTGTTTTTGGGTTGCTTTCTTCGTTGGCTATTATTATTACAGGTGATGGTTCGGCTTATCAGGTTGCACAAAAACAACCGATGAAGTTAGCCGCTATGGAAGGCTTATACGATGGGCAGAAAGGAGCCGGCTTAATTGTTTTGGGTATGCTAAACCCTGCTAAAGAAGTTTCTAATAGCGAAGATCCATATTATTTTAAAATTCAAATTCCAAAAATGCTTTCGTTTTTAGGTTACCGCAATGGCGACGCTTTCGTACCGGGTATTAAAGATTTGATTTATGGTAATGAACAATATGGCATCGAACCTGCTCAAAAAAGAATTGAACGTGGAAAAATAAGTGTTAATGCTCTTAAAGAATACAAAGAAGCCAAAGTTGCCGGCGATACTGCCAAAATGAACACCGCCTTGGCTACTTTTAAAGAGACATTTCCAGATTTTGGATATGCTTATTTCGAAAACATTGAGCGTTTAGTTCCTAATGTAGCGTTGGTATTTTATTCTTTCCATATCATGGTAGGCTTGGGATTTTATTTTGTACTCCTGTTTTTAATTGTTTTATGGTTTTCATTTAAGGAAAAACTACAACAGAAAAAATGGTTATTGCGTTTGGCATTATTTACCATTCCTTTAGGTTATTTGGCTTCACAATTAGGATGGGTGGTTGCCGAAGTAGGTCGTCAACCATGGGCAATACAAGATATTTTGCCGGTATTTAAAGCCACATCGCATTTGTCGGTGGGAGCAGTACAAACCACTTTCTTTTTATTTTTAGCCTTATTTACCGTTCTGCTTATTGCAGAAATAAGAATATTAGTTAAACAAATTAAAAACGGACCAAAAGAATAATGCATATGTTTGAATCAATGGAATTATCGAGTTTGCAGCAATATTGGTGGATTATAATATCCATACTGGGAGCTGCTTTAGTCTTTCTACTTTTTGTTCAAGGTGGTCAGACGTTATTGTTTCAGGTGGC
Protein-coding sequences here:
- a CDS encoding dihydroorotate dehydrogenase-like protein; this encodes MADLSTNYLGLKLKNPIIAGSCGLTNSVDSIKKLADNGIAAIVLKSLFEEQILFNANEKTHENQYDYPEAYDYIKNYSKLNDIATYLNLISQTKYETQIPIIASINCVSPNEWVTFAKDIENAGADALELNIMILSSNAKYSSQDNEQMMLDIIQKVRQNTKLPIAVKLSSHSSGLAHFIQKLDWSKLIQAIVLFNRQYSPDIDIETLKITSANVLSNPTDYVESLRWVAIMSDKIKMDIAATTGIWESKTIIKQLLAGADAVQIASVLYKNGPVYIQTLINELDSWMKQKGFNSINDFKGKMSMQNTQSPVAFERIQFMRYFSNIE
- a CDS encoding DUF4492 domain-containing protein; the encoded protein is MNYLKRVILFYVDGFRHLSTLGKTLWIIIFIKLFIMFFILKLFFFPNELKNNFKNDQQRSDYILEQLTKTK
- a CDS encoding cytochrome ubiquinol oxidase subunit I; translated protein: MTLLDASLIDWSRGQFALTAIYHWFFVPLTLGLSFIMAITESIYVKTGNEEWKKITKFWMTLFGINFAIGVATGIILEFEFGTNWSKYSWIVGDIFGAPLAVEGIFAFFLESTFIAVMFFGWEKLSKKFHLFSTWMVAFGSNLSALWILVANAWMNYPAGMTFNPDSARNEMQSFGEVALSPFAVNKFLHTITSSYVVAAIFVIGVSSWYLLKNRHVLMAKKSILVASVFGLLSSLAIIITGDGSAYQVAQKQPMKLAAMEGLYDGQKGAGLIVLGMLNPAKEVSNSEDPYYFKIQIPKMLSFLGYRNGDAFVPGIKDLIYGNEQYGIEPAQKRIERGKISVNALKEYKEAKVAGDTAKMNTALATFKETFPDFGYAYFENIERLVPNVALVFYSFHIMVGLGFYFVLLFLIVLWFSFKEKLQQKKWLLRLALFTIPLGYLASQLGWVVAEVGRQPWAIQDILPVFKATSHLSVGAVQTTFFLFLALFTVLLIAEIRILVKQIKNGPKE